The nucleotide window TGAGTAGCCATCTTGAGAGGCTTCGTGGCTTCCAGTCTGTTGGTCAGATAAACATTCATCATGATCAACAGTCCTTACAGGTTGGCCATTATAGCAATCCCCCGTGTCCTGAAGGAACCTGCCCTGCTTCATCTCAAGTGTTTGAAAATCAGTTTGTTGAAACGATGAACCTCTGCTCAGCTCCTCAGTGAAACTTAACAAATCACAAGATCCTAACTGTTGTTTGTCTTCCCTCTCATCCTGTACTTCTGGAGTCCATTTGGTCCGGGTAGTGTGGTCCAtatctgtttcctcctcctgctcttcctcatcATTCTCTTCTTCCATCAAATCTCCAGAAAATGGTAATCCAAGTCCTCTGTCAGTAGAAATCCCAGATTCACTAAATGGGGTACCAGCCAAAGAGCTGGGATGGGACACTGAACTGTTGCTAAGTACAGGAGATTGTATTTCAGATGGTGCTTGCGGTGTGTCCTGTCTCACTAACTGCCCCCCCCAGTCTTGAAAATCTCCCAAAGAGGTTGGACATAGTGGAGGTGCGGAGGGCGACTGTCCACCCTCATCGGAATCTTCCATTGAGATCTGTGAGTGGACATAAACTTCTTCTCTGGCTTTCAGGAAGTTATCTGACGGATATCTCAATGAGGGAGACACACTTCTGGCCACGGTGCTTGACTTTTCGTCGTAGTTTCCTTCTCCTACCTGTGTTTGACTGCAGCCTTTTGGTCTTGAATGAGACTGATGAAAAGCTTCTGAGATAACTTTTGATTGGCTGGGACTTTCTGACACCATGTGATGCTCAGTCGTATTATCAAGATCGTGATTAGTGGGTAAGACAGCTTGATTTTGCTCCATATCTGCGCTTTGACTTTGCCTTCTTTGTTCCGTCTTCTCCTGATGCTCCCTATGTGCACCTTGGACCTGGGTTTGCAGCACTGTGGCAGCATGGAAAAGCGTGCTAAATGTCTCCATGAACTTTCCTGTTCCTTTGGTTTGCTTGTCTGCCTGTTTAGGCCTGTCATgccactctctctctgcttcttttacTGTGCCTGATACAACGATGTATTCCATTTCTAGGCCTGAGGATGAATCTCCGTCTGAATTGGACCTGGCTTCGTCTCGACTACCTGAGTGAAGGCTGTCAGGGCTACATTTCAATGTGTCTCTCTTCCCACTGGAGCTGGAGCTTTTGCTTTCCGCATCTCCATTGTTCTCTTTGTTGGGCTCCCTTTGGATTTCAGAGGCAGTCCCATCTTCATCGTGAGCCACTGTGATTGACAGAGCATTTGATAATGAAGCCGATTCTGAGCTGTCCCAATTCACATGACTTGAGGACAGTGATTGGTCAGTCTGGATTTGAgtctcagcagcttctcctcGGCTTGAACGATAATTGGCAGAATTTTGCTGTGTGGCAGACGAATAGTCCACCAAAAAAAATGGGGAATAATCACTGGGTTGCTCTGCGCAATCAGCCTCTATTGATCCTCCTTTTCCTTTGTTGTCATATTCACTCTCAATTGAACTTCCCCCACTAGTTCCCTCAAATAAGAACACGTGGCTAACTGGCTGTTCTCTATTTGAAatcactgctctgctctcagtTTTTCCTAGAGTAATAGCCTTCTTGGATTGATCGTGTGTCTCGTCTATCTGAATAGGTCTTGTCACTGCTATAAAAGGGCTAGACTGCCCCTCAAGCTGTATCATGTCCACTACGGGGCTGGCATAGGTCTCAGGAGAGGATGTCCGGCTCCACTGATCAGCTCCTACATTGTCATATTCTGAGTTGGAGTTTACCATGCCAGGAACAGGTAAGTcccacatgtttgtgtctggatGTGGGGAAGTTTCCTTTTCTGAATGTTCAGATCCCAAGTTCTGCATTTCATCCCCCCCAGTTTCTTTACCCTGTACTATACTCTCTGCAGCTTCTATGACTATTCTCACATTGTGCTCATTACCTCTCCACTCCACTTCCTCAGGTGTATGACTAATTACTTTCCTCATATCGTTCCCCACCTCTAtggctttttcttcttctgactctTTGCCTGCACGAGTCTCTGGAGAATCACTGGCATCCGGTGATCCCATGTGGCTGAGTTCCTTTCCATTGTCAGGTCCTTCGGGGCTTGTTACAGTGGAAGAGCTGTCTTCCTGTATGGTGGTGTTCCACATCTCCATTCCACCATCACAGAATCCTGGTGGACTTTCCGTGGATGAACCACCCACAACACTACGGTTCACCCCACAGAAAGAACCAGAGTTTTCAGACAGGTGGTCAGGGGTTGCGAGAGGTGATAGACTGTCATCCCGGATTGTCATATTCCACATATCTAGTGATTCGGGGTAAGACGTGGTGGTTCCACTATCAGATTTAAGAAATCCCTTTTGAGCTGAGTAAGTCCAGAAGTCTAGGAGCTCCATCTTTCTGTCGTCCTTTTTACCTTGGactccttcatcctcttctttaGATGTGTCTGGTGTTAAAGTATTTAGGATTGCTTTCTTTCTTGACACAGAAGTTGTCTTTTCTTTCGCTCCAATAAAACCAGCTTTCCATTTTCCagttccctcctcctctggtggtgTCAATTGCAGATCACCCAAAGTAACAGGGTTCCACAGCTCCTTCAGTACAGAATCTGTGTTCCAGTTCTCATTTGAGTCGGTCTGCCCACTGACCAGACTAAGCTGAGGTTGAAGGCTCTTTGGCCTCTGGTGGGGATTCTTTAAGATTTCTCTTTCAGCGATCGACTCTTTGAGTCCAACGTCCTCTACAATATTCGGTGGGCTCTCGTATTCCTTGGTCCTATTCGAGGCATTATTATCACTTGAGGACAGTGCTCCTTGTGTGTCAAAGCAAAGTTCATCCCAGGTCTCTGACAAGGACGATGACATACTGTCCTTTCGCTGTAGGCCATTGATCCTTTCAGCTACATCTTCTGGGAAGAACCTGATCGCGCAACTGTTGGGTGGGCAGCTACCAGCCAGGCTGTTGACTGGGGTTGGAGGAACCACAGTGTCAATCATCTCATTCCCATGGATTTGACCATGGTGGTCAATTGAAGAATTTCGACTATCACTAGAGAAATCCAGGAAACTCAGTTCTTCAAGTTCAGATAAGTTGGAGCTCCCTGCTAGCCCCTTTAACCCCCCATCTCCTCTTACTTCAGAATTTGACAGTTCCCCTCCTGCTGACGAAGAGGGGTCACTGCTGTGTAGTGGGTCAAAACTAAAGAGGTCAAAGTTGTCAGTCTTATTTTTGCCAGAGCGGTGCTTCCTCCTCTCAAGTgggacaggaggggagagggacaACAACCCCAGGGGAGAGGGGTTTCTCAGGAGCAGTCCTCCTGGCCCAGCTGCTGGACCACCTCCTGCTATGACCTCACCGACTGGACTGTCATCACTAAGGAACACTGAACTCTCTTTGGAGGAGCGGCTGCTGCGGATGGTGGTCAAACCGCTGTCAGGGCTCACTAGCTCACCACAAGCACTGACTCCTACAcctcctgtgtcctcctcaCCATCTGCCATCACCCTATATACAGAGATAAAACAACGCTGTTATTGCATTGGGCCCATTTTTGCCCCAAATCATGATAGATAATAATTGATctcaaattgcttgttttgatGACTTCTACTGAcaattggtaaaaaaaaaaaggaatgcaTTTAATACCTTGCTATTGCCACCACATCTGCAGTGcctccctctgccctctctATGTCAGAGGCATCCATGTCATTGATACCAGATGATCCCTGGGAGAACTCCACACTGCCTGCTACTCCCTCCGTGGAAGAGGTCCGACTGCTGGGGTGGCAAGCTAATACAGAGCTGCGTCGGTCCACAAAGTCCTTGAGGATGCTCTGGATTTCCTCCTCCAGCATGGGAGGAGTACCAGAGGACGAGGAGGTGTTTATAGGGATGTGGTAAACCTGGAGATTCTCCCGAGCCTCCAGTTCACCAGAAAGAGACCAGCTGGAGGAGTCTTCCAACTCACAGCAGATCTGCAATGAGAGCCATTTCATCTTTCttatacaaaatatttcttttttttacaatgtatACTTTAGGGTTACTTTATATTGTTTCAGAGgtcaaaaaactattttatcaTTGTTTCCATAATTATCAACATATCAAAATAACAAGcaacaaatttaaataacagaaataaagtaaatcattttaataacaaaatTGTTAGGACCTGCGTGTCTTGGTTCCAGTGAGGTTGAGATAAGCTGCTGTGTGCTATTAACCATCAACATGTGTCATTGCCCATAATCTGAACGTAGGGAAACAGTATATATCCCCCATTTTTCAATGTATATGTCCCGTCTATCAAACCAGTCCTTAAATGAAGGAGTCCCTGGTGTTTTCCGACCCCTCGTCAAAACCTGTCTTTCCACCATGATGCTTGTCAAAATCCAGTAAGATGCACAACAGTGGGCCACTTGAAGGGGGTCCCCCAGTACATACAACCTTGGATTACATTCTCATACACTTTACTTATTTTTCCAACTGGCCCATCACACCTGTACAGGTGTTTGACCATCATCTCCTGACCAGTATTACTACAGGTATTAAGTAAggatttagaaagaaaacaaaaaatggaaataaaccaTTGAAAAGAGACAATTCTTTAATGAATTACCAGTAACCACAACACTGAAAAAGAACTGGCTCTTCCAAAGCTTGTCTTGTGTGTCACTGTTAACTCAAGGCTGATTTACCTGGTTTAGGATATCTGTGTCGTTTGAGTAGACAGCCACCTGCTGGCAGAGATGATGAACTGTATCATTGCTGGACAGGAGAACCACCAGACTGTCGAGGCCATGGCGCTGACTGAATGATTTCAGCCCCCCCACATAACTAGGCCAGTGctggaagagagaaaagaaacacagcaaaacagaaagaaagaaagatgaggagggggggtcAACATCTGAAATGAGTAAGACGGATCCTGTGATTTGcaaatttttaaaaacttactttgttaatgaaaacatttttaaaaagcaattagATTTACTATAATAGTCTAATAAACGTTTTGTAACGCTTTGATTACAGCTGTACGAGAAACTTTGTTGGACCCCCGCCTTTTATTGCGCATATGATTGAATTTTGTTTTAGTGAAGCTGAAGTGGTTGAAGTCAGCCTTCATCAGTAGCAATGAGAGACGAAGCTGTCAGAACGCACAGAGGGGTAGAGAGACACTTTGTGATTTATTGTCTGAAAATTAACTGTTTGCTCTTAAAACAGCCACCATGCACAGATTATGGTAATTCACCGACACTCACGGTGATTGATGGATGGAAAGTTGcattaattaattgttttgtttgtcaagggaacttgttttttttctttcactctgaaATGATTAACCGCAAAATTATGGCAGCCATAATTTGCAATGTAGGGTTATGCATAAAGtttgaaaacatatttgctTGATTAATCTAAATCTGTTGTACAACTGTTTGCTTTGGGAAGTTCTCAACAATGTTCTTGTGCTTATTTAAGTCGAACTTTTAAAAGACCAGTTATGGGAAAACGATAAGTGGAAGTtgtgtgtgagaacatgtgaaaacatcattTCCGGGAATTCAAAAAGTCCAATGATCTACTTGACATCTGAATGTGTGcatcttctttttctgtgttgtacagtgtgtgtggtcctTCTCTCTGCTTGagcccatgtgtgtgtgagtgtgtttgtgtgggtccACTGAAAATGATTGATGAGCACTTCAGGCGCTGTATCTGCCCAGGCTGTGTCAATATTAACCTGTGAGGATGAGGGGGCTACAAtactcctcctcctgttcctcccaccacccctccatccttttctctctccccacaATATGGCTGCTGTCATACTCGGGCTCAtcaatcctcacacacacacacacaactgccaACTTCTCTGACACCGCCATTTCTCAACACTGATATCCTGATGAGTGCAATGAAGCCTCCCAAGATTCgttaaaacacacatattcactCACTTAACGCACGAGTGAAAGCGCATGAAGCCTTAACACACGAAGATACACACAATAACCCACCATCCGTCTATAGGGCAATCTGTATGTACACATATGATTTCTGGTAAGGCAATAAAGTCTTCAAGATTTACAGTACAATTTaaacagaaatgttaaaatgatgCAAATACTCTGAAGCTACCACCCAGCTGCGTGCATacagtatgcacacacacacacacacacacacacacacacacacacacacacacacacacacacacacacacacacacacacacacatcgtcaGAAAACGAGCAGAGTGCAAATCTCCGCGATAACACGCAGGGCCACAGTCTGTCTGCCATTTGGCTCTGAACTGAGTAAATTACTACTCATATTGCctgcccctcctcttcctccctctctctgccaccTCCAGATAAACAGATTGCCTCTTCTTATAAATTACCAACATGTTAGCTATAAAAATCCACTTGCTAACTGTTTCCAAGAACCTTCAGATCTGGACGCGGAAAACCTGCATCTCATATCCTGAGCTTTCCTTAGACATAAACAGAGTTGCTTTGCTTACTTTCTATTGACTTTTATTGAAGAGAATATGTTAATATTGGCATGTTTTGTCATTAAAGTACAACATATGAGGTACAGAAAATCAAAAAGCCAAGATTATTGAGCAGTATGACTATTTTCAGTGGAGAAATGCCACATTGAGTAAGTAGAAAGTCACCAAAAGCAGGCACTCAGATGAAGTCATATTTGAAGGATGCAATGTTTTACTGATGCAGAAGTTATATCCCTAATCGActgtatttcatttcattgaatcattttttattgtgaaaaagaGAGTATAAAAACCAAATCAAATCTCTTACAAGTGTTCTGAGTTTCCATCAAACAATAAGAgaaaaagcaacacaaacaaaatgtaggaaatatttaaaacataataaaaaacaacaaaatttgcttcacaacacaaagacagaaaaacaccagTAGGTCTATGTCAACAACTTTTGCGGCCAagactaaagaaaaaaaatttaaatgtagatGGTGATAGTGtcagaaataaactttttctttttgatcaAGGAACTTTGTAGTCTTTGAGGTGTGGTAATATGACAGCGGCGCTACAACTaagacatttagtttttcttattcAATGATATTCTTTAAACCTTAGTCAACGTGATCTTTTAGCCTTTTCATTGCAAAGAAGATTCAGTTTTTTACTACTTCAAGATGTGACTACAGATCCTGTACTACTGTATATATTGATAATATTAACCCGTGATCAAGAATGATCAAAGTCTGTTGACTCTTCAGCCTGagtttgcattttacattttatcctTTTTCTGTTGTATCCTGTTTCTCCATCACCTGTGTGCCTCACTTTTCATCTTTCTCCCACTCGGCTCcaatctccacacacacacacacacacagagaaagacacgcacacacactctcacacacaccctccccttGTCTCTTTGGttgtctttgctccacaggtAGCAAGTCTTTAGCGGCTGCTTGCAGTTCTCCCAACCTGCCATCATTATGCACAATAGCCTTAGGTACAAAACTCAGGCCTCATAACTCACGCCCCGCGCGCGCAAATTCCCGTGCAAACACAGtcaaagcaaaaacacatttcctgctGTCGCCAACATCTCCGGCAAAGAATTAATCAAGCGTTCATCCATTTAGGCTCTTTGCATACCCTTTCCGTCAGAACACAGAACGCTAAGAGAGTTGCGAGTTCTTCTCAGGCGATCGTTTCACCACCCTGATGAATCCATCAAGCGAGGTTTGATTTATACATCTGTCTGTGATCACAGCGGTACAGCTACAGCAAATGGGGTGGCAAGGAGCGAGCTGACACCACCCAGCTCAAACACACGCATGCCAatgtgcacgcacacgcacacatgtgcAATATATAGCatatgcaacacacacacgtgcatttgctcacaaaccaacagCTCTACTCTCAggagcgcgcgcacacacacacacacacactgctcatgAAGTTTTGGAAGGAAAGGGGGAGGGCGGGTGTAAAAGTTTGCAGAGAAAGAAGCTcaaatgtctttctgtctgtctctctcatatGGGCCTTCTTGGCATGCTTCATTCACTCAGCTCTAAGTGCAGGGATTTGGGGGCCAAGATGCGAGCGCTGAGtctataaatgttttgttttgtttgtttgtttgccctCAAAGCCAGAGGAAGCCACAGGGGGAGGATGAAAATGAAGGAAGAGAAACAATGAATGTTTCTgaagagatgatgatgaggaggaaccATCAGCGCAAAGTTAGTAAAGATACAGAGTGATGACTTTCCTGTGCAGTGGTTTTCTTAAACTTGTTTAAATGCCACATTTGTGTGTATACAGCGAATTCTAAAATGTGTATTGAAGCCCAAAACAAATTGATGACAAAATATGTCAACTTCCagacaaaagagaaatgtttcttTGTGCCCCGctaacaaaaacaacagcgaACAGAGTAACGACGAACCATCagcatgtgtttatgtatgcAGATTTATAAGGGGGAATATTTGAATCATCTCTCAGTTTGATGTGGCTCcagtataaatatttaaaaaaaggaaatcactGCAGTGCATGAACGAGAGAACCAGGAAGtcagagagggacagaaagaTAGAGGGGTGGAGGGGCGGGGCACCCTGGCTCCCTGGTCTTCAATCTTAGTCCCTGGGAGGCCCACCCTGCACCTGCTGTCTCCTAGTGCCTCTCATCAGAAAGGCATTTAGCGAGTGCTGTGGCTGCGGGCCCCTTCATTAGCGACCATAATTATTTGTGCAAGTGGTGTAGGGCTAAACTGGCCCcgcataaacaaacagaaagggcCGGAGGACTGTGAACAAACAACGCATTTGAGGCAATCAACGTCGCCAGCGTGGAAACCTAAAGCAAACCTCAGACGCAGAGACGGACAAGCACACGTGTGCACCAATAGAATGAGACAAACAATTctacatcagcagcacaaaactttatcaaacaaaacaaaacacaaccaacaaaatacaaaatattggTAACATGTATgcaaagaaatcaacaaaattgtttcccacacagagaaaaactaaGATAAGTGTGTGCTCATATCAGAGTTTAAACCAAATGGAAAACTTCAAATGCTTTTCCACCTTTACAATTTCTACTGTCTAGAGAGCAGAAACAAAgaactaaaaaaaaattatgtattgtaatagtgtgtgcgtgtgtgtgtgtgtgtgtgtgtgtgtgtgtgtgtgtgtgtgtgtctgcaggctcCTGTCCTTCCCACAGTTCATCAACCCCACAGCATGACAACCCCTCATCCGACCAAAGCTTCATCTGCCAGCGCTAATTACTGAGCCATGAAAACCtctgatacacaaacacacactcactgacatttagtgtgtttgtgcgtttaTTGATTTGAGCTGCGTGTTAGTGTTACACCAGACCTTGTATGTCACCAAGAAAAACCCAAAGCCCACCTTAGCTATCTCATATTACATCAACTGAGCTTTTAGTTGTCGGGTTTCTCCCAGCTACAGGTGACGCTGCGTGATGACTGTGTGCCCTTGAGCGAGGCAGCTGACCCCTATTGACTTCTGTGATGACAgccaacaaagtgctgctaacaATGCATTGGAAATGTCGTGTTTCTGTGAGCGCTGCACACACCCCcgaaattttttttaaataaaaataataatataataatatttatatggCTGAATACTTTATCTTTACTACAGTGTTataacagagacaaacacaggcactgcacttcctctggcaatttacaatacacatgccaagtgtgaggcCGATTAGATGAATGGTTGTCGAGGTAGAAGTTCcagatgcagacagacagacggaatTAGTAGGTAAATGATCATATCTAATTTTTACGCTCCTTGCAGCAAATTTGCTAAGaaaattaaacaatatttacaaatcCTATAAAGCTGACAAGGTTGTATGAGGGATACGTTGCTCACTGCTTCCATAGCTTATTCTGAAAAGTGTTAATTTTATATAGGGACACATTCATTACACACGTTTTTAATTATTCTGAATTGCAAAAGGGTGTCACAGACAAACTCATATGATATTTGCTCATGTCCAACATCAACGGGGAACTTTATCCAAACTTGGAATTACAGTTTGAGGAACTGATTTGCTTTTACGGCTTCAGATGCCGCGCGAACATAAACAAATGATACACCGACACATCCCGACAGGCCCTGTGAGTCTCAAACAATGAAACTCCATTcattttcacttctctctgccATAATAGGGGAACACACAGACTGACTAATGTATGTTTATACAATACACGAAAATGCATTAGTCAGTCTATACGATATGTCCATATCATTACACCACGCACACTCTGAAGCTTTTTCTTCTGCTAACTAGACAGTCAAAGCCAGAATTGTTTCACCCCAAAATCTAACTCCGTCCTCTTTAactgccaccacacacacacaaaacacacacactttgacaaaCACATTACACATAAACCATTAAAGGCTAATTGAAtctaatttatttagttttctggAAAAGAATCATTTAAGGCAGAACTTCCCTAAGCCCCCTCAATGAATGGTACTCTGATACCGTTTTACTCTCTTttcaaacacaattaaaaaataatatataaatatatacacactgcAAATGACATGCATATAAGGAGTTCATTTTGGAGCCCGATCTCAGGTCATTAGTAACCCACCATGACGCTGTGGAGTTGGAGGGTCCGCTGGCGACACACAGGCCCCTGGCCATTTATTCTATATTAAGTCTCTAATGGgccctctctcttgttctctctctctctctctcagtctctgtctctctgtctctctctctctcgatacGCAGCATGTCGGCTCAGCGCTGGTAAAATATGCACAGAAAGTCcggcgcgcacacacagacaaagccATTCAAATGAATGGTTATTTATTCGCTAAACGAGGATCTGGGTGTTTAATGTTCCTTGGACGTTAGGTAGTTTTCTGGGGGAGGCAGAGCCAT belongs to Hippoglossus stenolepis isolate QCI-W04-F060 chromosome 9, HSTE1.2, whole genome shotgun sequence and includes:
- the LOC118115597 gene encoding protein prune homolog 2 isoform X2, with the protein product MTIALTSLTTDQEHWPSYVGGLKSFSQRHGLDSLVVLLSSNDTVHHLCQQVAVYSNDTDILNQICCELEDSSSWSLSGELEARENLQVYHIPINTSSSSGTPPMLEEEIQSILKDFVDRRSSVLACHPSSRTSSTEGVAGSVEFSQGSSGINDMDASDIERAEGGTADVVAIARVMADGEEDTGGVGVSACGELVSPDSGLTTIRSSRSSKESSVFLSDDSPVGEVIAGGGPAAGPGGLLLRNPSPLGLLSLSPPVPLERRKHRSGKNKTDNFDLFSFDPLHSSDPSSSAGGELSNSEVRGDGGLKGLAGSSNLSELEELSFLDFSSDSRNSSIDHHGQIHGNEMIDTVVPPTPVNSLAGSCPPNSCAIRFFPEDVAERINGLQRKDSMSSSLSETWDELCFDTQGALSSSDNNASNRTKEYESPPNIVEDVGLKESIAEREILKNPHQRPKSLQPQLSLVSGQTDSNENWNTDSVLKELWNPVTLGDLQLTPPEEEGTGKWKAGFIGAKEKTTSVSRKKAILNTLTPDTSKEEDEGVQGKKDDRKMELLDFWTYSAQKGFLKSDSGTTTSYPESLDMWNMTIRDDSLSPLATPDHLSENSGSFCGVNRSVVGGSSTESPPGFCDGGMEMWNTTIQEDSSSTVTSPEGPDNGKELSHMGSPDASDSPETRAGKESEEEKAIEVGNDMRKVISHTPEEVEWRGNEHNVRIVIEAAESIVQGKETGGDEMQNLGSEHSEKETSPHPDTNMWDLPVPGMVNSNSEYDNVGADQWSRTSSPETYASPVVDMIQLEGQSSPFIAVTRPIQIDETHDQSKKAITLGKTESRAVISNREQPVSHVFLFEGTSGGSSIESEYDNKGKGGSIEADCAEQPSDYSPFFLVDYSSATQQNSANYRSSRGEAAETQIQTDQSLSSSHVNWDSSESASLSNALSITVAHDEDGTASEIQREPNKENNGDAESKSSSSSGKRDTLKCSPDSLHSGSRDEARSNSDGDSSSGLEMEYIVVSGTVKEAEREWHDRPKQADKQTKGTGKFMETFSTLFHAATVLQTQVQGAHREHQEKTEQRRQSQSADMEQNQAVLPTNHDLDNTTEHHMVSESPSQSKVISEAFHQSHSRPKGCSQTQVGEGNYDEKSSTVARSVSPSLRYPSDNFLKAREEVYVHSQISMEDSDEGGQSPSAPPLCPTSLGDFQDWGGQLVRQDTPQAPSEIQSPVLSNSSVSHPSSLAGTPFSESGISTDRGLGLPFSGDLMEEENDEEEQEEETDMDHTTRTKWTPEVQDEREDKQQLGSCDLLSFTEELSRGSSFQQTDFQTLEMKQGRFLQDTGDCYNGQPVRTVDHDECLSDQQTGSHEASQDGYSLVSRHQDVSSQPTNENAAYQWTGSHDVTQGQTQYGYNYHHIDQRTEIQTTHSTCVEPKSNSQLNTTAVYAEFTTDPAAIPCGSDQTESYYEAGVSAEYTPDDSKFHYVAENQYGDDSSQLQCSQYQTDGQCQYETDHAQYQLEGQPFYQSDVQPEREDHARYVPEEYVHSLLSRHSPQRDGATGMMMKMASSEEAAEELDNGEDPASSADVSGSSNQRRKLAAPPLNVSLDHSEGSLLSEDALDTDDEALDTGDDLDINIDELDTPDEAESLELSRHGDSEESNLAAGVASSDVTAGHSSAEGSRDSRLWRSVVIGEQEHRIDMKSIELYKRVISHGGYYAEQNAIIVFAACFLPDSDCDNYSYVMENLFLYVISTLELMVAEDYIIVYLNGATPRRRMPGFSWMKKCYQMIDRRLKKNLKMFIIVHPSWFIRTLLGITRPFISSKFSSKIKYVNSLRELGEIIPIEYIHIPPSIIKYDEERGKHRFARMRADKKGNSAV
- the LOC118115597 gene encoding protein prune homolog 2 isoform X4; amino-acid sequence: MTIALTSLTTDQEHWPSYVGGLKSFSQRHGLDSLVVLLSSNDTVHHLCQQVAVYSNDTDILNQICCELEDSSSWSLSGELEARENLQVYHIPINTSSSSGTPPMLEEEIQSILKDFVDRRSSVLACHPSSRTSSTEGVAGSVEFSQGSSGINDMDASDIERAEGGTADVVAIARVMADGEEDTGGVGVSACGELVSPDSGLTTIRSSRSSKESSVFLSDDSPVGEVIAGGGPAAGPGGLLLRNPSPLGLLSLSPPVPLERRKHRSGKNKTDNFDLFSFDPLHSSDPSSSAGGELSNSEVRGDGGLKGLAGSSNLSELEELSFLDFSSDSRNSSIDHHGQIHGNEMIDTVVPPTPVNSLAGSCPPNSCAIRFFPEDVAERINGLQRKDSMSSSLSETWDELCFDTQGALSSSDNNASNRTKEYESPPNIVEDVGLKESIAEREILKNPHQRPKSLQPQLSLVSGQTDSNENWNTDSVLKELWNPVTLGDLQLTPPEEEGTGKWKAGFIGAKEKTTSVSRKKAILNTLTPDTSKEEDEGVQGKKDDRKMELLDFWTYSAQKGFLKSDSGTTTSYPESLDMWNMTIRDDSLSPLATPDHLSENSGSFCGVNRSVVGGSSTESPPGFCDGGMEMWNTTIQEDSSSTVTSPEGPDNGKELSHMGSPDASDSPETRAGKESEEEKAIEVGNDMRKVISHTPEEVEWRGNEHNVRIVIEAAESIVQGKETGGDEMQNLGSEHSEKETSPHPDTNMWDLPVPGMVNSNSEYDNVGADQWSRTSSPETYASPVVDMIQLEGQSSPFIAVTRPIQIDETHDQSKKAITLGKTESRAVISNREQPVSHVFLFEGTSGGSSIESEYDNKGKGGSIEADCAEQPSDYSPFFLVDYSSATQQNSANYRSSRGEAAETQIQTDQSLSSSHVNWDSSESASLSNALSITVAHDEDGTASEIQREPNKENNGDAESKSSSSSGKRDTLKCSPDSLHSGSRDEARSNSDGDSSSGLEMEYIVVSGTVKEAEREWHDRPKQADKQTKGTGKFMETFSTLFHAATVLQTQVQGAHREHQEKTEQRRQSQSADMEQNQAVLPTNHDLDNTTEHHMVSESPSQSKVISEAFHQSHSRPKGCSQTQVGEGNYDEKSSTVARSVSPSLRYPSDNFLKAREEVYVHSQISMEDSDEGGQSPSAPPLCPTSLGDFQDWGGQLVRQDTPQAPSEIQSPVLSNSSVSHPSSLAGTPFSESGISTDRGLGLPFSGDLMEEENDEEEQEEETDMDHTTRTKWTPEVQDEREDKQQLGSCDLLSFTEELSRGSSFQQTDFQTLEMKQGRFLQDTGDCYNGQPVRTVDHDECLSDQQTGSHEASQDGYSLVSRRHQDVSSQPTNENAAYQWTGSHDVTQGQTQYGYNYHHIDQRTEIQTTHSTCVEPKSNSQLNTTAVYAEFTTDPAAIPCGSDQTESYYEAGVSAEYTPDDSKFHYVAENQYGDDSSQLQCSQYQTDGQCQYETDHAQYQLEGQPFYQSDVQPEREDHARHSPQRDGATGMMMKMASSEEAAEELDNGEDPASSADVSGSSNQRRKLAAPPLNVSLDHSEGSLLSEDALDTDDEALDTGDDLDINIDELDTPDEAESLELSRHGDSEESNLAAGVASSDVTAGHSSAEGSRDSRLWRSVVIGEQEHRIDMKSIELYKRVISHGGYYAEQNAIIVFAACFLPDSDCDNYSYVMENLFLYVISTLELMVAEDYIIVYLNGATPRRRMPGFSWMKKCYQMIDRRLKKNLKMFIIVHPSWFIRTLLGITRPFISSKFSSKIKYVNSLRELGEIIPIEYIHIPPSIIKYDEERGKHRFARMRADKKGNSAV